The following are from one region of the Paenibacillus sp. KS-LC4 genome:
- the fliR gene encoding flagellar biosynthetic protein FliR yields MELIEKSFPIFLLIFCRITSFFVVAPMFSGKMVPNVAKLGLGFFISFIVFLTYGVNQTVATDASYVLYVVQEILIGLLFGFVVYLFFVVVQTAGALMDLQIGFAMANVVNPLTGTSAPLLGNFKYLMLIVIFFSLNGHHYLLKGLMDSYKWMPLAGEFFARISSGSISEFLVKAVGNTFLLALQVAAPLVIAMFLTDVGLGFLAKTAPQYNVFVIGIPLKLIIGMILLVLLMPGLAGLYERLFSIMFDNLEQLFVIFKGPNG; encoded by the coding sequence ATGGAGCTTATCGAAAAAAGTTTTCCTATTTTTTTGCTTATTTTTTGTCGAATTACATCATTTTTCGTCGTGGCTCCGATGTTTTCAGGTAAAATGGTGCCGAATGTTGCGAAGCTTGGGCTAGGTTTTTTTATATCCTTTATTGTGTTTCTCACTTATGGCGTGAACCAGACGGTGGCTACGGATGCAAGCTATGTGCTTTACGTTGTACAGGAAATATTGATTGGCCTGCTGTTCGGGTTTGTTGTTTATTTATTTTTTGTGGTCGTACAGACAGCAGGGGCATTAATGGATTTGCAAATTGGTTTTGCAATGGCGAACGTCGTCAATCCTTTGACGGGCACTTCGGCACCATTGCTGGGCAATTTTAAATACCTTATGCTCATTGTCATTTTCTTTTCCTTGAATGGTCATCATTATTTGCTTAAAGGGCTAATGGACAGTTACAAATGGATGCCGCTTGCTGGAGAGTTTTTTGCGAGAATCAGCAGTGGCAGCATTAGCGAGTTTTTAGTAAAGGCAGTTGGAAACACCTTCCTTCTAGCTTTGCAAGTTGCAGCACCGCTGGTCATTGCTATGTTTCTAACCGATGTTGGGCTGGGGTTTCTAGCCAAAACAGCGCCCCAATACAATGTGTTTGTTATTGGAATACCGCTCAAGCTCATTATCGGAATGATTTTGCTCGTGCTTTTAATGCCGGGACTTGCCGGATTATATGAACGGCTCTTTTCTATTATGTTTGATAATCTGGAGCAGCTATTCGTTATTTTCAAAGGGCCGAACGGGTAA
- a CDS encoding flagellar biosynthetic protein FliO, translating to MVKLKARVTLILFSGMAVLPAAAFAGAAQTSQPESPYTSPSNMAGSVVWVIFSLLLIIGLIIVVIKWLSRRNRAFGGTNRSLRSLGGISLGQNHSLQVVELAGRLYIVGVGENITLLDKIDDEAQAEAIIEAMERQVQGGWSPSALTGLISRFRQGTGEQEPRDEQWNDASSFQNVLKDKMNRQADRKQQLEALLKDPNPNERLNDDHEK from the coding sequence ATGGTCAAACTTAAAGCTCGTGTAACGCTTATATTGTTTTCAGGCATGGCCGTTCTGCCTGCCGCCGCTTTTGCGGGAGCAGCTCAGACGAGCCAGCCTGAATCACCATATACTAGCCCGTCCAACATGGCAGGTAGTGTGGTATGGGTTATCTTTTCTTTGTTGCTAATTATCGGGTTAATCATTGTTGTTATTAAATGGCTCTCGCGGCGCAACCGAGCGTTCGGAGGAACAAATCGTTCGCTTCGCTCGCTCGGGGGCATTTCCTTAGGTCAAAATCATTCGCTTCAAGTTGTTGAGCTTGCAGGCCGTCTATATATTGTAGGGGTTGGTGAGAACATTACCTTGCTGGATAAGATTGATGATGAGGCACAGGCTGAGGCAATTATTGAGGCAATGGAGAGGCAAGTGCAGGGTGGCTGGTCGCCTAGCGCTTTGACGGGCTTAATCTCACGCTTTCGTCAAGGCACTGGCGAGCAGGAACCACGAGATGAACAGTGGAATGATGCTTCTTCGTTTCAGAATGTGCTCAAGGACAAGATGAATCGTCAGGCGGATCGCAAGCAGCAGCTCGAAGCACTCCTCAAAGACCCTAACCCTAATGAACGGTTGAATGATGATCATGAAAAATAA
- the fliQ gene encoding flagellar biosynthesis protein FliQ translates to MSADFIIGLASEAVFVVLKSSAPMLAIALVVGLLVSIFQATTQIQEQTLAFVPKIVAVFASVVLFGPWILNTIVDFTYNLLDNLYKYIG, encoded by the coding sequence ATGAGTGCCGATTTTATTATCGGTTTGGCAAGCGAGGCTGTATTTGTAGTTTTAAAAAGCAGCGCACCTATGCTCGCTATCGCTCTTGTTGTCGGACTATTGGTTAGTATTTTTCAAGCGACTACCCAGATTCAAGAGCAAACCTTAGCATTTGTTCCGAAAATCGTAGCGGTTTTTGCATCCGTTGTTTTGTTTGGGCCGTGGATTTTAAATACGATCGTCGATTTCACTTATAATCTGCTGGACAACCTGTATAAATATATCGGATAG
- the fliP gene encoding flagellar type III secretion system pore protein FliP (The bacterial flagellar biogenesis protein FliP forms a type III secretion system (T3SS)-type pore required for flagellar assembly.), whose protein sequence is MKNKWWIALVAVQLTGLIFQSHAFAEPLPNVEINFGNTGSDQPNPSALSILLLITVLSIAPAILVLMTSFTRIIIVLSFVRTSLGTQMMPPNQVLIGLAMFLTFFIMAPTFGQVNEVAFQPYLKGEISQTAAFEKASVPMKAFMFKQTREKDLKLFMDYTKTEKPATFEDIPLTVLIPAYAISEIKTAFQMGFLIFIPFLVIDMIVASTLMAMGMMMLPPVMISLPFKLLLFVMVDGWYLIVKSLLLSFNT, encoded by the coding sequence ATGAAAAATAAATGGTGGATAGCTCTTGTTGCGGTACAGTTAACCGGACTCATATTTCAATCACATGCTTTTGCTGAACCGCTGCCGAACGTAGAAATTAACTTTGGCAATACGGGCAGTGATCAGCCGAACCCTAGCGCGCTATCGATATTGTTGCTTATTACTGTACTAAGCATAGCACCTGCTATTCTAGTATTAATGACCAGCTTTACACGCATTATTATCGTGCTAAGCTTTGTTCGAACATCCCTCGGTACGCAGATGATGCCGCCGAACCAAGTGCTGATCGGACTTGCGATGTTTTTAACCTTTTTTATTATGGCCCCTACCTTTGGTCAAGTAAACGAGGTAGCCTTTCAGCCCTATTTGAAAGGGGAAATTTCCCAAACAGCGGCTTTCGAGAAGGCGTCTGTGCCGATGAAGGCGTTTATGTTCAAGCAGACGAGGGAGAAGGACTTGAAGCTGTTTATGGATTACACGAAGACGGAAAAGCCGGCAACATTCGAGGATATTCCACTGACGGTTCTCATTCCGGCATATGCGATTAGCGAAATTAAGACAGCCTTTCAAATGGGCTTTCTAATATTCATACCATTTCTCGTCATTGATATGATTGTAGCGAGTACATTGATGGCGATGGGGATGATGATGCTTCCGCCAGTAATGATTTCATTGCCGTTCAAGCTTTTGCTGTTCGTCATGGTAGATGGCTGGTATTTGATAGTCAAATCCTTGTTATTAAGCTTCAATACCTGA